A window from Argopecten irradians isolate NY chromosome 3, Ai_NY, whole genome shotgun sequence encodes these proteins:
- the LOC138317589 gene encoding uncharacterized protein codes for MAEQQRPVNTRINRPKSSYVRRTTTYQSFNDSDDDSRSQVRPMSRCGVRSGDPRSRRMVLKETYCNQIEEVSTSKYNDENAFVNDKHKNMRCSPTTGLTRQRSRIRGFSDTSMVTDISSSLSNTDSKNNCQIQEQTTVLTIDPTDSPIQKHRRQQLRSARSNRPTSENVFLMRHQKDARLSRPKSDKTLLSLSGNNKTLLSIDTSPNQGPITPKTCQTQQGPVHALTPQQRSQWDYCDRKPQSRPVSRRGSLRAEFEGPVRGSTKNMSMYGGRSKAIGLMTLPPLDPAVSQRTERALVAGETCA; via the coding sequence ATGGCAGAACAGCAGAGACCAGTGAACACTAGGATTAACAGACCTAAGTCTAGCTATGTGCGGAGAACAACGACTTATCAGAGTTTTAATGACAGTGACGATGATTCACGATCTCAGGTTCGACCAATGTCACGTTGCGGGGTTCGAAGCGGTGACCCTCGGAGTCGCCGAATGGTTCTAAAAGAAACCTATTGCAATCAGATTGAGGAAGTCTCTACCAGTAAATATAATGACGAGAATGCATTTGTAAAcgataaacacaaaaatatgcgGTGTTCACCAACTACAGGTTTAACCCGACAGCGTTCACGTATTAGAGGATTTTCTGATACCAGTATGGTCACTGATATATCCTCCTCCTTGTCAAATACAGACTCAAAAAATAACTGTCAAATACAGGAGCAGACGACAGTCCTTACAATAGATCCCACAGACTCTCCAATACAAAAACACCGAAGGCAGCAACTCAGATCCGCGCGGTCCAATAGACCGACATCTGAAAACGTGTTCTTAATGCGACATCAAAAGGATGCTCGCCTGTCAAGGCCTAAATCTGATAAAACTTTACTGAGTCTATCAGGGAATAACAAAACTCTCTTGTCTATTGACACTAGTCCCAACCAAGGGCCGATAACTCCTAAGACATGTCAAACCCAACAGGGTCCAGTGCACGCGTTAACACCGCAACAGAGATCTCAATGGGACTATTGTGACAGGAAACCGCAATCCAGGCCGGTCTCTAGAAGGGGTTCATTGCGTGCTGAATTCGAAGGGCCCGTTAGGGGCTCTACCAAAAACATGTCTATGTATGGGGGCAGGTCAAAGGCCATTGGGCTAATGACACTTCCGCCGTTAGATCCAGCCGTAAGTCAGCGTACAGAACGCGCTCTAGTAGCAGGAGAAACGTGTGCTTAG
- the LOC138317592 gene encoding SAYSvFN domain-containing protein 1-like: MEAKLAEYRSRKAKETARQENNHSGFITHLLRRNKTVQIDESQSKKESQNEESSAALITKDDSDQQQQQKDDVMEDDIPEPRVWDKVTIVEFTLKCVLWVALWGLFVELQFGAVFVVLSGLFFLYKSLHNRKRKRNKLSAYSVFNPNFERLEGTFTAEQFEKELRYGASAVR; encoded by the exons ATGGAGGCCAAACTCGCCGAGTATCGGTCAAGAAAAGCAAAAGAGACTGCAAGACAAGAAAACAATCATTCTGGTTTTATCACACACTTACTTCGAAGAAATAAG ACTGTTCAAATTGATGAATCTCAGTCTAAGAAGGAATCTCAAAATGAAGAATCATCAGCAGCTTTGATAACTAAAGATGACAGTGATCAGCAGCAGCAGCAAAAAGATGATGTTATGGAGGACGATATTCCAGAGCCCAGAGTTTGGGATAAAGTAACAATTGTAGAGTTCACTCTGAAGTGTGTGTTATGGGTGGCCCTTTGGGGATTGTTTGTAGAGCTACAGTTCGGTGCTGTTTTTGTTGTGTTATCTGGATTGTTTTTTCTCTACAAAAGCCTTCATAATCGGAAAAGAAAGAGAAATAAATTGAGTGCTTATTCTGTGTTTAACCCAAATTTCGAAAGGCTTGAAGGAACCTTTACTGCAGAACAATTTGAAAAGGAACTACGTTATGGTGCAAGTGCAGTCAGGTGA
- the LOC138317588 gene encoding uncharacterized protein has product MVYQVLSGEDSLGQLQLLSPRRRTNQLVDRLTTDNIRQPQPSLSPRQDHQNQSRKVAYRRPDSGTEEFMRFVRNYQYERQPTNIRLQKRVPLPGIGESNRTGLTSTFEHPNSPYDDTYVDSDVTFVNNKQDPRQDPMLQEVLTLARERTKDHIILSSWNGQMQNGNLVFESNRNNVVPPRHSNESYKTPKTLHGVKPNTKNFSKQLPPLSYEDIPIRPCAPSPSLTLPYLNCSEDSFVTEEPVEDTDL; this is encoded by the exons ATGGTTTATCAG GTGTTGAGTGGTGAAGACTCTTTGGGCCAACTGCAACTCCTAAGTCCTCGACGAAGGACCAATCAGTTGGTGGATCGGCTGACCACTGATAATATAAGGCAACCACAACCATCTTTATCGCCGAGACAGGACCATCAGAATCAAAGTAGGAAGGTTGCCTATAGGAGACCTGACTCTGGCACGGAGGAGTTCATGAGATTCGTCCGCAACTATCAGTATGAAAGACAACCAACAAATATCCGCCTACAGAAACGAGTGCCCCTCCCGGGTATCGGTGAAAGCAACAGAACTGGACTGACCTCTACATTTGAACATCCCAATTCTCCATATGACGATACTTATGTGGATAGTGATGTAACATTCGTGAACAATAAGCAGGACCCGCGACAGGACCCGATGCTCCAAGAAGTGCTAACTTTAGCTAGGGAAAGGACTAAGGACCATATCATTCTTAGCTCTTGGAATGGACAGATGCAAAATGGCAACCTTGTGTTTGAGAGTAACAGAAACAATGTTGTTCCTCCTCGACATTCTAATGAATCATACAAAACACCAAAAACATTGCATGGGGTTAAACCAAATACCAAAAATTTTTCTAAACAGTTACCTCCCCTATCATACGAGGACATTCCAATACGGCCCTGTGCCCCATCACCGTCACTCACCCTGCCATATCTAAACTGTTCCGAGGACagttttgttactgaagaaccTGTCGAAGATACTGACTTGTGA